The Pukyongia salina genome segment TGTAAATTTCGGGGGTAAAACCCAGAACATCCAGGTTTTGTCGAGCCGAGGCGTCATTTTCCACAAGTAAGGCGAGTTTTATTTGAGGATCGATCTTTCTATACGCCCTTAATGATTCCGGGTCGAACGACTGTAAGATGATCCGCTCTTTTAGATCCCCCTTATCATCGTTACTAATTCTAACGATTAACTCACTCACAATTTTGGCGAAATCGTGCGCATTTGGGTGAAACATTCCGTCGCTAAGAGGATTGCGTTTAATTTCGATATTGTAAAAGGGTTTGGGGTAGCTGTGCTGTAATACCTCGTGTTCCACTTGCACTATCACATCGTTGAGAAGGGGTTTAAAAGCGGCTATTTTTTTCTGTTCCGGGAAGCGAGCGTGTGGCCTCAGTCCAACATCGTATTTCCTAACCTCGGAGTAGGGCATATTAAAAATGTTGTGCTCCAGTTCATTTTCTTCGGAAATGTATTTTCCTTCGGGGTCTATGGCTATCTCATGTGAAAAATAGGGCTCATGGGAGACTACCACCTGAAAGTCGGCCGAAATCGCAAGATCCATCTCCAGCGTTGAAACTCCAAATTCCAGGGCTTTTAAAAATCCCGGAATCGTATTCTCCGGCATCAGGCCACGGCAACCCCTATGGCCCTGAAGGTCGATCGTTCTGCTCATTGGTTTTCGTTATTACAGCTAAGAAAAAGTAATGTTACTCCCAGAAATATTAAGAGTCTTTACTTCATTGGCCGGAATTTACTTTAGATTTTCTCTAAAAAAAGCGATGGTTCGTTCCCAGGACAGCTTAGCGGCCGCTTCATCGTATCTTGGGGTTGTATTATTGTGAAAACCATGATTTACTTCCGGGTAGAAATGGGCTTCGTATTTTTTGTTGTGCTTCTGAAGTGCTTTCTCATAGGCCGGCCAGCCTTCGTTTACCCGGGTATCCAGTCCGGCATACTGAAGCAGCAAGGGTGCATTGATCTTTGGAACGTCCTCTTCGGAAGGTTGTCTTCCATAATAAGGTACAGCCGCTTTAAGATCGGGTAGTTTCACGGCCATCATGTTCGAGATATAACCTCCGAAACAGAATCCAACCACCCCTATTTTCCCGTTGCACTTTTCATGATCTTGCAAATACCTGAATGCTGCAATAAAATCTTCCAGCATCTCATCACGGTCGCGTTGCCTTTGCATCGCCCTGCCGTCGTCATCATTTCCAGGATAACCACCCAGAGGGGATAGTGCGTCCGGAGCAATACTAATAAAACCTTCCAGGGCTGCTCTGCGACCTACATCTTCTATATAGGGATTAAGGCCCCGGTTCTCATGAACTACTACTATTCCCGGTAATTTTGTAGACTGCTCAGCCTGATAACTCAATAATCCCCTGATCTCGCCACCTCCTTGTGGAGAATTGTAAGTAACATAATCTGAAATTAATCGCGGATCATCCGGTTTTACAAGTAAGGTATTCACATAGTCGGGCATCACAAAACTCAACAACGATGGAACCGTAATTCCTCCAATCGCATACAGAGACAGCTTTTCAATAAATTGTCTGCGCTCCAGTTTATTATGGGCATAATCATCATAAAGATCGAATACTTCCTGAGAGATATCCTCTTTCCTGAGCTTTTTCATTACAGTATTATTTAAGTTTATCTATAACACGCTGGGTTATATCGGTAGAAGCTTCAGCATAAAGCACTATACCTGCGCTGGAATCCAGTACTATCTTAAATCCCGAGGCTTTAGCAACATCGGCAATGGCGGTGTTCGCTTTATTATAAATAGGCTGATACAGGCTGTTTTCCTTATCCTTGATCTTCTTCACCGAACTAGTCTCGAGATCCCTTAATTGTTGTTCCTCCTTTCCAAGAGTGGCTTCCACTTCTTTCTGCTGGGCAACGGTATAACCCCCACTGCTTGCCTTTTGCTGTGCCTGAGCAAGTTTGGTTTGAAACGCATTTACCTTTGAATCGTACTCTTGGTTGAGCACCTGTCGAAACTGATCTAGTTGTTGCTGTGCTACCTTTGTTTCAGGCATGGAATTAATAACCACCAGGGAGTTTACATAGGCTACTTCCTGACTGGCACCCTGAAAGGTTGCAAATAGTACTATTAAAGCGGTTAGAGCAAATTTTTTATAGAGATTCATAACGTATAAATTGATTAGAGGGATATAAGTTATTCAATTATTACCAAATAGTCTGCTACTCCTATAAATAATTATTATTGTTAACACCTCAACTTGAAAGAATAACACTCACAAATATGGTTTTTATAACTTAGTATAATATGGAATGGATTCGATATTTCATTTTTCTGGAAGCTTTAATAGCCATGTTTCTTGCGGGAGGCTTGTTCTTTAAGGAAGCTAATTTAAAAAGTCGAACCATATCGCTTTTAATGGCAATGTTCGGGGTTCATATGCTCATCTTCGTCTATGGCTCAAGTGAACTTACTAATTTGTATCCCGTATTTAAAAGCTGGTTTTATTATGAGATCGGTTTTTTATTTGGTCCGGTACTCTTTATACATCTGCAGGCCTTTCTGTCGGGTAAGGACAAATTGAAATGGCACGATCTTTTACACCTGTTGCCTATAGTCGCTTATTGGTTGTTTTACGGGGATGTACTTTTTATTCCTTCGGAAGAGAGGGTGGCTTATGTTCAGGCTAATTTTCTCACCCGGACCATGACCTGGAATTATACGCTCGCTATTCAGATGTGTGTCTACGGACTGGCAAATCTTGTCCTAGTCGTTAAAAGCCGACATTCTATTGAGAAACGAAAATTTATTTATGCCGCAGTACTGGTAATTTTCTATCTTATAGCTACCACGGTTATTACTTGGCTTACGTGGTTTGCCGATGGTTGGAGGGATTTCGCTATTTACTATTTACTCATTAGTTTACTCATGTTCGCCGTGGGATATATTATCTATTTCGATCCTCAGTTCTACAAAGCATTTCGGAAGAAATATTTCAGCTCCTCCCTCGATGAATCTAAAATGAACACAATTAGCGAGAAGATCGAAAAAGCGTTTAATCAGGACAGGATCTTTCTCAAGAACAATCTTAGTATTAGAATGTTGGGCAGAGAACTGGACGAAAAACCGTATCATGTATCCCAGACCTTTTCAGAAAAAATACAAATAAATTTTAACGACTATGTAAATAGACACAGGGTGATCTATGCCAAAGCCCTGTTGAAGGACCCTAATTACCATCAATTTAAAATTGAGGCTATTGCTCAGGAATCCGGCTTTAATAACAAAGTGACCTTTTATAAGGCGTTTACCAAATTTATAAAGGTAACCCCTTCAAAATACCGTAAGGATCATTTGGTTAACCGTAATAATTTGCAACAGAAATAGTAAGATTAAAAGGGAAGATCATACTAATTTTTCGTAAATTTAATAGTTAAATTGTTCATTATCAGGGCGGGATATAAATCCTGTCCAACTTCAATTCTATCGCTATGAAAACGCTTCTATCTTACGTTGTAACTTTACTTTTATTCTTTTCCGGAGTTGGTTTAATGCCTTCCGCCTACGCACAGGTTATCGATTATAAAGAGTATAACGGTACCGTGGTAGACGCGATCACCAACGATCCGTTGATCTCTGTAAGTATTAAATTATCTAACAGTAACCTGGGTAGTATAACCAACGATGAGGGTGCATTTTCTATTAAAGTTCCGGACGGTCGGGAGATAGATGCTGTCGAGTTTTCATTGCTGGGCTATGAGTCTTTGTCGCTTCCCATTTCTCAACTCACCACCGGTAAAAATCGAATCAAGCTTACACCTAGAGTCACACAATTAACGCAGATCAATATTGCAACCTTTAAAAGTGCTGAGGCGCTGGTGAAGGCTGTATTTGCAAAAAAAGCCGAGAATAACATGAAACAATCGGCTGTAATGACCGCCTTTTACAGGGAAACTATAAAAAAGCGTAACAGGAACGTGTCCCTTACAGAGGCAGTGGTAAATGTTTATAAGCAACCGTATAGTTCTGCAGAAAAAGACATGGTAGGGCTTCACAAGGCGAGGAAAAGTACAGATTATCGCCGGTTGGATACCGTCGCCCTGAAATTGCAGGGAGGCCCGTTTTCCACCTTGTACCTCGACATCATGAAATACCCGGAGTACATATTTACACCTACCACCTTGGATGAGTACCATTTTAGTTTCGGACCTCCTTCTACGGTAAATAATAAGGCCGTATATGTAGTAAATTTCAAACAAAAGGAGTTCGTTGATGTTCCCCGGTATTACGGCAGCCTCTTTATAGATTCTGAAACGCTGGCACTTAGCAGCGCAATTTACAGTCTCAATCTCACCGGGTTTGAGAAAGATGCCAACACAATGTTTGTTAAAAAGAAACCTCGGGATATCGATGTAACGCCGCTTAGCGCATCTTATCGTGTAGATTATCGAGAAAAGGACGGGCAGTGGTACTATGGTTACGGTAGTGTTGACCTTTCGTTTAAGGTAAAGAAGAGGCATAGGTTGTTCAATTCTGTGTACACCTTATCCAGTGAAATGGCGGTCACCGATTGGGAGGCAAATACCACAGGGGCGCGACTAAAAGGGAAGGACCGACTTAAACCTACGGTTATCATGACCGATGCCGTTTCCGGTTTCAGTGACCCGGACTTCTGGGGGCCCTACAATGTGATAGAACCGGAGAAGTCGATAGAATCTGCAATCAATAAGATACAGCGCAAATTAAGACGTGATAATAGTTAACGTTCCTGTATTACGCTAGCGGCGGTTGGCGGCTGTGATTCAGCTGAACAGCTAAGCCGCTAGGTTAATTTGTTTAGTTAAAGATATCAATTTTATAGAGGTAAATCGTCTAGATAGCTGTAAACACAGCGATTTGCGGTATGCGTTGTTAGCCTTTCGTTATTTCTTCAATTTCAGCCATGAGATTTTCATTAACTATCATAAGTTCCTTATAGAGATCATTCATATATTTTGTTCCAGAATTCCTTGAATGACTGCCTACGAAAGCGGGGTAATTTAAAATTTGTTGTAATTGATTTATATCATCTGGCGTTTCTATATTCTTGAAGAGTTTCCTAATTATTAGTTTCGTTTTCTGTACGATATTATTTTTGTACATATCATACTCCATTTCTTCCATAAAATTGTTGAGACTTTGTTCTTCATCTTTAATTTTTTGCACTAAACTGTAATATTTATACAATTGAGTTTCCAAATCCGTTTGATGAATTTTATTTAA includes the following:
- a CDS encoding OmpH family outer membrane protein, with translation MNLYKKFALTALIVLFATFQGASQEVAYVNSLVVINSMPETKVAQQQLDQFRQVLNQEYDSKVNAFQTKLAQAQQKASSGGYTVAQQKEVEATLGKEEQQLRDLETSSVKKIKDKENSLYQPIYNKANTAIADVAKASGFKIVLDSSAGIVLYAEASTDITQRVIDKLK
- a CDS encoding helix-turn-helix transcriptional regulator; the encoded protein is MEWIRYFIFLEALIAMFLAGGLFFKEANLKSRTISLLMAMFGVHMLIFVYGSSELTNLYPVFKSWFYYEIGFLFGPVLFIHLQAFLSGKDKLKWHDLLHLLPIVAYWLFYGDVLFIPSEERVAYVQANFLTRTMTWNYTLAIQMCVYGLANLVLVVKSRHSIEKRKFIYAAVLVIFYLIATTVITWLTWFADGWRDFAIYYLLISLLMFAVGYIIYFDPQFYKAFRKKYFSSSLDESKMNTISEKIEKAFNQDRIFLKNNLSIRMLGRELDEKPYHVSQTFSEKIQINFNDYVNRHRVIYAKALLKDPNYHQFKIEAIAQESGFNNKVTFYKAFTKFIKVTPSKYRKDHLVNRNNLQQK
- a CDS encoding glycerophosphodiester phosphodiesterase family protein, with amino-acid sequence MSRTIDLQGHRGCRGLMPENTIPGFLKALEFGVSTLEMDLAISADFQVVVSHEPYFSHEIAIDPEGKYISEENELEHNIFNMPYSEVRKYDVGLRPHARFPEQKKIAAFKPLLNDVIVQVEHEVLQHSYPKPFYNIEIKRNPLSDGMFHPNAHDFAKIVSELIVRISNDDKGDLKERIILQSFDPESLRAYRKIDPQIKLALLVENDASARQNLDVLGFTPEIYSPAYKLVNKELVEFCKENSMELIPWTVNLKQDMVQLIEMGVDGIITDYPNILKDLLDSMKIEIKHYNKL
- a CDS encoding carboxypeptidase-like regulatory domain-containing protein, whose protein sequence is MKTLLSYVVTLLLFFSGVGLMPSAYAQVIDYKEYNGTVVDAITNDPLISVSIKLSNSNLGSITNDEGAFSIKVPDGREIDAVEFSLLGYESLSLPISQLTTGKNRIKLTPRVTQLTQINIATFKSAEALVKAVFAKKAENNMKQSAVMTAFYRETIKKRNRNVSLTEAVVNVYKQPYSSAEKDMVGLHKARKSTDYRRLDTVALKLQGGPFSTLYLDIMKYPEYIFTPTTLDEYHFSFGPPSTVNNKAVYVVNFKQKEFVDVPRYYGSLFIDSETLALSSAIYSLNLTGFEKDANTMFVKKKPRDIDVTPLSASYRVDYREKDGQWYYGYGSVDLSFKVKKRHRLFNSVYTLSSEMAVTDWEANTTGARLKGKDRLKPTVIMTDAVSGFSDPDFWGPYNVIEPEKSIESAINKIQRKLRRDNS
- a CDS encoding dienelactone hydrolase family protein, producing MKKLRKEDISQEVFDLYDDYAHNKLERRQFIEKLSLYAIGGITVPSLLSFVMPDYVNTLLVKPDDPRLISDYVTYNSPQGGGEIRGLLSYQAEQSTKLPGIVVVHENRGLNPYIEDVGRRAALEGFISIAPDALSPLGGYPGNDDDGRAMQRQRDRDEMLEDFIAAFRYLQDHEKCNGKIGVVGFCFGGYISNMMAVKLPDLKAAVPYYGRQPSEEDVPKINAPLLLQYAGLDTRVNEGWPAYEKALQKHNKKYEAHFYPEVNHGFHNNTTPRYDEAAAKLSWERTIAFFRENLK